One Granulicella sp. 5B5 DNA window includes the following coding sequences:
- the hscA gene encoding Fe-S protein assembly chaperone HscA: protein MQGDTPAVIPGEDGSPIVPSVVAFDQETANGFSVGNAARNVLLSNAANAVYSVKRLMGRDLADVEPELKLFPFHLAPGLQPGEVLKLNVGGLTLTPPEISAYILLQLKRNAERFFGAEVTKAVITVPAYFNDAQRQATKDAGRIAGLEVLRLVNEPTAAALAYGLDKNKDGIIAVYDFGGGTFDISILKLHEGIFEVIATGGDTHLGGDDIDNLLTAIALDDIKGDLGTDVSTNPEVIQQLRKTVIEAKIALSSTDNARLQLTLPADSGAPEKLYAREISRTQFEGLIAAVIERTAQPVRQALKDAQLTPAQIDEVVMVGGSTRIPAVRALVTKLFDLESRNKKLHTELNPDEVVALGAAVQAQILSGTENTATNDLLLLDVTPLSLGIEAYGGVMSKVIQRNSTIPASATEHYTTAVEGQTAVAIHVLQGERELAKDCRSLARFDLKGIPPMAAGMARVEVKFLIDANGILHVSAREQRSGQAAQVEVKPTYGLTDEQVETMILDSFDYAEADITARQVIEATNEAHTILDAVAKGKSSQAWQQLTFDEHANIEAAVLELQNSIKGGDYKVIRKGIDQLDKATRRFAEIMMDSAVTGALGGKTMASASDDIAAKGAAPTAPHAFKKAEFEDSTDTPGDSTED from the coding sequence ATGCAGGGCGACACTCCCGCCGTCATCCCCGGCGAAGACGGCAGCCCCATCGTCCCCTCCGTCGTCGCCTTCGACCAGGAAACGGCTAATGGATTTTCAGTCGGCAACGCCGCGCGCAACGTCCTGCTCTCCAACGCCGCCAACGCCGTCTACTCCGTCAAGCGCCTCATGGGCCGCGACCTCGCCGACGTCGAGCCCGAGCTCAAGCTCTTCCCCTTCCATCTCGCCCCCGGCCTCCAACCCGGCGAAGTCCTCAAGCTTAACGTAGGCGGCCTCACCCTCACCCCGCCGGAGATCTCCGCCTACATCCTCCTCCAGCTCAAGCGCAACGCCGAGCGCTTCTTCGGCGCCGAAGTCACTAAGGCCGTTATCACCGTCCCTGCCTACTTCAACGACGCGCAGCGGCAAGCCACGAAAGACGCCGGAAGAATTGCCGGCCTCGAAGTCCTCCGCCTCGTCAACGAACCCACCGCCGCCGCATTGGCTTATGGTTTGGACAAAAACAAAGACGGCATCATCGCAGTCTACGACTTCGGCGGCGGCACCTTCGACATCTCCATCCTCAAGCTCCACGAAGGCATCTTCGAAGTCATAGCCACCGGGGGCGACACCCACCTCGGCGGCGACGACATCGACAATCTCCTCACCGCCATCGCCCTCGACGACATCAAAGGCGATCTGGGCACCGACGTATCCACAAACCCCGAAGTCATCCAGCAACTCCGCAAGACCGTCATCGAAGCCAAGATCGCCCTCAGCTCCACCGACAACGCGCGCCTGCAACTCACCCTACCCGCCGACTCCGGCGCACCAGAAAAACTCTACGCCCGCGAGATCAGCCGCACCCAGTTCGAAGGCCTCATCGCCGCCGTCATCGAACGCACCGCGCAACCCGTCCGCCAAGCCCTCAAAGACGCGCAACTCACCCCCGCCCAGATCGACGAAGTCGTCATGGTCGGCGGCTCCACCCGCATCCCCGCGGTCCGCGCTCTCGTCACCAAACTCTTCGACCTCGAATCCCGCAACAAAAAGCTCCACACCGAGCTCAACCCCGACGAGGTCGTAGCCCTCGGTGCAGCCGTTCAAGCCCAAATCCTCTCAGGCACCGAAAACACCGCGACCAACGACCTCCTCCTCCTCGACGTCACCCCACTCTCGCTCGGCATCGAAGCCTACGGCGGCGTCATGAGCAAGGTCATCCAGCGCAACTCCACCATCCCCGCCTCCGCCACCGAACACTACACCACCGCCGTCGAAGGCCAAACCGCCGTCGCCATCCACGTCCTGCAAGGCGAACGCGAGCTCGCCAAAGACTGCCGCTCCCTCGCCCGCTTCGACCTCAAAGGCATCCCACCCATGGCCGCCGGCATGGCCCGCGTAGAGGTCAAGTTCCTCATCGACGCCAATGGCATTCTCCACGTCTCCGCGCGCGAGCAGCGCAGCGGCCAGGCTGCCCAGGTCGAAGTCAAACCTACCTATGGATTGACGGACGAGCAGGTCGAAACCATGATCCTCGACTCCTTCGACTACGCCGAGGCCGACATCACCGCCCGCCAGGTCATCGAGGCCACCAACGAAGCCCACACCATTCTCGACGCCGTCGCCAAAGGCAAGTCATCGCAGGCCTGGCAGCAGCTCACCTTCGACGAGCACGCCAACATCGAAGCCGCCGTCCTCGAGCTCCAGAACTCCATCAAAGGCGGCGACTACAAGGTCATCCGCAAAGGCATCGACCAGCTCGACAAAGCCACCCGCCGCTTCGCCGAGATCATGATGGACTCCGCCGTCACCGGCGCCCTCGGCGGCAAGACCATGGCTTCCGCCAGCGACGACATCGCCGCCAAAGGCGCAGCCCCCACCGCCCCCCACGCCTTCAAAAAGGCCGAGTTCGAAGACTCAACCGACACCCCCGGCGACTCTACCGAAGACTAA
- a CDS encoding cytochrome P460 family protein: MKLRVMAVMICLVMVAGCQKKQTAASDLYNDAAMVDVGLPYPVMQWKPLTTMVDRGAGTTSTLFGNDAAVAAARAGQSYPAGAVLGLVMWRQKDDPHWFGARIPDGPLQVEFVEFGASGMRYREFAGSPMVEQAGAQDRGAVIAAMKAAALP; encoded by the coding sequence ATGAAGCTGCGCGTCATGGCGGTGATGATTTGTTTGGTGATGGTGGCGGGGTGTCAGAAGAAGCAGACGGCGGCGAGCGATCTGTATAACGATGCGGCGATGGTGGATGTGGGACTGCCGTATCCGGTGATGCAGTGGAAGCCGCTGACGACGATGGTGGATCGTGGTGCGGGGACGACGTCGACTTTGTTTGGGAATGATGCTGCGGTGGCTGCGGCGCGTGCGGGGCAGAGCTATCCAGCGGGTGCGGTGCTGGGGCTGGTGATGTGGCGGCAGAAGGATGATCCGCACTGGTTTGGGGCGAGGATTCCTGATGGGCCGTTGCAGGTGGAGTTTGTGGAGTTTGGTGCGAGTGGAATGAGGTATCGCGAGTTTGCGGGGAGTCCGATGGTGGAGCAGGCAGGGGCGCAGGACCGCGGGGCGGTGATTGCTGCGATGAAGGCTGCGGCGCTGCCGTAG
- a CDS encoding cytochrome P460 family protein, with product MRAPRWIVVLGVVFVLGVAMQAVRPSLGKPAGSQAEIAAPPEVRAILQRRCYACHSDAPQLAWFDQVEPAYWMVAKDVREARAHLNFSELGTKPVAAQRAELFEAVNMIQLGAMPLPQYLAVHREAGVTPEELAVLKTWLAPFAPVAASAAAPVSVPSFGERKGAASLSLNGVPYFPDYRDWKVISTTDRGDNHTMRIITGNDVAIRAAEQRKISPWPDGSVFAKITMASSDDGQGHVSAGKFVQVEFMVKDAQKYAATQGWGYARYKGDALKPYGADAHFDRECTGCHAPMRDNDFVYSMPIAREVGR from the coding sequence ATGCGCGCGCCGCGATGGATTGTTGTGCTGGGAGTTGTGTTTGTACTGGGAGTGGCGATGCAGGCGGTGAGGCCGTCGCTGGGCAAGCCTGCGGGGTCTCAGGCGGAGATTGCCGCTCCACCGGAGGTGCGGGCGATTTTGCAGCGGCGGTGTTATGCGTGCCATAGCGATGCTCCGCAGCTGGCGTGGTTTGACCAGGTGGAGCCTGCATATTGGATGGTGGCGAAGGACGTGCGCGAGGCTCGGGCGCATTTGAACTTTTCTGAACTGGGAACGAAGCCTGTGGCGGCGCAGCGTGCGGAGCTGTTTGAAGCCGTGAATATGATTCAACTGGGGGCGATGCCGCTGCCGCAGTATCTGGCGGTGCATCGCGAGGCGGGTGTGACGCCGGAGGAGCTGGCGGTGCTGAAGACGTGGCTCGCGCCGTTTGCTCCTGTGGCCGCGAGTGCCGCTGCGCCGGTGAGTGTGCCGAGTTTCGGTGAGCGAAAGGGGGCGGCTTCGTTATCGCTGAATGGGGTGCCTTATTTTCCTGACTATCGCGACTGGAAGGTGATCAGCACGACGGACCGTGGCGACAACCATACGATGCGGATCATTACGGGGAATGATGTGGCGATTCGTGCGGCGGAGCAGCGGAAGATTAGTCCGTGGCCGGATGGGAGCGTGTTTGCGAAGATTACGATGGCGTCCTCGGATGATGGGCAGGGGCATGTGTCCGCGGGCAAGTTTGTTCAGGTGGAGTTCATGGTGAAGGATGCGCAGAAGTATGCCGCGACGCAGGGTTGGGGGTATGCGCGGTACAAGGGCGACGCGCTGAAGCCGTATGGTGCGGACGCGCACTTTGATCGCGAGTGTACGGGGTGCCATGCGCCGATGCGGGACAACGATTTTGTGTACTCGATGCCGATTGCGCGGGAGGTGGGACGATGA
- a CDS encoding serine hydrolase domain-containing protein yields the protein MTTDRFAAVVTGFLAACAVSMPALAQRDGVIRRLDGTVLSRAQAEEIAATELKADGVTGAEIAILNHGRLVWSYGFGLRDVAKNLPMTPDTNTWAASITKAVFATWVMQLVEQHELNLDEPVAKILTRPLNEVEHYRVTGSEVVKDPRWQAVTPRMMLSHTSGFANFSGMEPDGKIHIHFTPGTRFAYSGEGLNVLQFALEDRMHLQIADAMAKDIFRPLGMRQTGMVWQPSFEENSALRYDAKGKPIGPTHRNDAKAAGSMVTSANDLALFLEALLAKKILRASTEQQMFTKQIAIHATHEFPPFEASSGNDGEAEGLGYGLGWGLLERTKYGSAFFKEGHGDGAENYVICFPRSGSCMILLTNSDNGELAFRPLLEKLMGDTVTPWVWEGYTRDQVLHNEEHAK from the coding sequence ATGACGACCGATCGATTTGCTGCTGTCGTGACTGGATTCCTGGCGGCGTGTGCGGTGTCGATGCCTGCGCTGGCGCAGCGTGATGGCGTGATTCGACGCCTGGATGGGACGGTGTTGTCGCGAGCGCAGGCTGAGGAGATTGCCGCGACGGAGTTGAAGGCGGACGGAGTGACGGGCGCGGAGATAGCGATCCTGAACCACGGACGGCTCGTCTGGTCATATGGATTTGGGCTGCGGGACGTGGCGAAGAACCTGCCGATGACTCCGGACACGAACACCTGGGCGGCCTCGATTACCAAGGCGGTGTTTGCTACGTGGGTGATGCAGCTGGTGGAGCAGCACGAGTTGAACCTGGATGAGCCGGTGGCGAAGATCCTGACGCGGCCGTTGAATGAGGTTGAGCACTACAGGGTGACGGGGTCGGAGGTGGTGAAAGACCCGCGGTGGCAGGCGGTGACGCCGCGCATGATGTTGTCGCACACGTCGGGATTTGCGAACTTCAGCGGAATGGAGCCGGATGGGAAGATCCATATCCACTTCACGCCGGGCACGCGCTTTGCGTACTCGGGCGAGGGGCTGAACGTGCTGCAGTTTGCGCTGGAAGACCGGATGCACCTGCAGATTGCGGATGCGATGGCGAAGGACATCTTCAGGCCGTTGGGGATGAGGCAGACGGGCATGGTGTGGCAGCCGTCGTTCGAGGAGAACTCTGCGTTGCGGTATGACGCGAAGGGGAAGCCGATTGGGCCGACGCATCGCAACGACGCCAAGGCTGCGGGTTCAATGGTGACGAGTGCCAATGACCTGGCGCTGTTTCTGGAGGCGCTGCTGGCGAAGAAGATTCTGCGGGCTTCGACGGAGCAGCAGATGTTTACGAAACAGATTGCGATCCATGCGACGCACGAGTTTCCGCCGTTCGAGGCTTCCAGCGGAAACGATGGCGAAGCGGAGGGGCTTGGTTACGGGCTGGGATGGGGCTTGCTGGAACGGACGAAGTATGGGTCCGCGTTCTTCAAGGAAGGGCACGGAGACGGCGCTGAGAATTATGTGATCTGCTTTCCTCGCAGCGGGTCGTGCATGATTTTGTTGACCAATAGCGATAATGGGGAGCTGGCGTTCCGGCCTCTGCTGGAGAAGTTGATGGGCGACACGGTTACGCCGTGGGTATGGGAGGGGTACACGCGCGACCAGGTGCTGCACAACGAAGAGCACGCGAAGTGA
- a CDS encoding aldo/keto reductase produces the protein MQYKTLGDTGLLVSTLCFGTMTFHGGQGMFRHIGTVDQAGADELIKASIDGGINFFDTADVYSEGHSETILGQSLKNLNIARKDVVIATKVFGRVGPGRNDVGASRGHIMDAVDASLKRLGTDHIDLYQIHGTDWVTPLEETLRALDTLVQNGKVRYIGVSNWHAWRLAKALGISQYKNLARIDTLQAYYSIAGRDLERELVPLMEAEKTGLLVWSPLAGGLLSGKFSRDNQKPADSRRSEFDFPIVDKDRTWRILDAMKPIAEAHNCSPARISLAWLLAKPVVTSIIIGAKRMDQLTDNLAAVDLKLTPDELQQLDEVSALPPEYPGWMIPFQTANRLDPNIQRPGLPQPKK, from the coding sequence ATGCAATACAAAACACTCGGTGACACGGGCCTTCTCGTCTCGACCCTCTGCTTCGGCACCATGACCTTCCACGGCGGCCAGGGCATGTTCCGCCACATCGGCACCGTCGACCAGGCCGGCGCCGACGAGCTCATCAAGGCCTCCATCGACGGCGGCATCAACTTCTTCGACACCGCCGATGTCTACTCCGAAGGCCACAGCGAAACCATCCTCGGCCAGTCCCTCAAGAACCTCAACATCGCCCGCAAGGACGTCGTCATCGCCACCAAGGTCTTCGGTCGCGTCGGCCCCGGCCGCAACGACGTCGGCGCCTCACGCGGCCACATCATGGACGCCGTCGACGCCTCCCTCAAGCGCCTCGGCACCGACCACATCGACCTCTACCAGATCCACGGCACCGACTGGGTCACACCCCTCGAAGAGACCCTTCGTGCCCTCGACACCCTCGTCCAGAACGGCAAGGTCCGCTACATCGGCGTCTCCAACTGGCACGCCTGGCGGCTCGCCAAGGCATTAGGTATCTCTCAGTACAAAAACCTCGCCCGCATCGACACCCTGCAGGCCTACTACTCCATCGCCGGCCGCGACCTCGAACGCGAGCTCGTCCCCTTGATGGAAGCCGAAAAGACCGGCCTGCTCGTCTGGAGCCCCCTCGCCGGCGGCCTGCTCTCCGGCAAGTTCAGCCGCGACAACCAGAAGCCCGCCGACTCCCGCCGCTCCGAGTTCGACTTCCCCATCGTCGACAAGGACCGCACCTGGCGCATCCTTGACGCGATGAAGCCCATCGCCGAGGCCCACAACTGCAGCCCGGCGCGTATCTCGCTCGCGTGGCTGCTCGCCAAACCAGTCGTCACGTCGATCATCATCGGCGCCAAGCGCATGGACCAGCTCACCGACAACCTCGCCGCCGTCGACCTCAAACTCACCCCCGACGAGCTCCAGCAGCTCGACGAAGTCAGCGCCCTCCCACCCGAGTACCCCGGCTGGATGATCCCCTTCCAGACTGCCAACCGCCTCGACCCCAACATCCAGCGTCCCGGCCTCCCGCAGCCCAAAAAGTAG